Proteins encoded within one genomic window of Mangifera indica cultivar Alphonso unplaced genomic scaffold, CATAS_Mindica_2.1 Un_0055, whole genome shotgun sequence:
- the LOC123206973 gene encoding AAA-ATPase ASD, mitochondrial-like, with protein MVTMGEFWVTLTSVVAATAMFRTYFPYEIWLYVERFIHKLIRFFNPYIEITFHEYSGKYLKRNEAFTDIRNYLSTRATLCAKRFKADVVKDSKSLILSMEEREEVTDMFKGVKVWWELRHKAPPKTQSFSWYGSDDDKRYFKLIFHKRHQELITGTYVQHVLAGGKDVAVRNRIRKLFNNNPSKNWYGWRQSKWSHVQFEHPATFDSLAMERKKKEEIKNDLKKYSEGKEYYTKIGKPWKRGYLLYGPPGTGKSTMIAAIANFLNYDIYDLELTTVMDNSELKNLLIETTNKSVIVIEDIDCSLDLTGQREKRKGKDEDKEEQSPIEKKMKEEAENKVSKVTLSGLLNCIDGLWSACGGERIIVFTTNYVDKLDPALIRRGRMDRHIEMSYCCFDAFKVLAKNYLDIDSHELFAEVSSRLAETNMIPADVAEHLMPKSDEDDAETCLKNLIKALKVAKKEAIKNAEEEARSKAEKEKEGDKCTCSAKKDMKGDETSTKSVKENGFINQEDKGMEN; from the coding sequence ATGGTAACCATGGGGGAGTTCTGGGTTACTCTAACCTCAGTTGTAGCTGCAACAGCTATGTTTAGAACTTACTTCCCTTATGAAATTTGGCTCTATGTTGAAAGATTTATCCACAAATTGATTCGCTTTTTTAATCCTTACATTGAAATTACATTTCATGAATACTCTGGTAAATATCTCAAGCGTAATGAAGCCTTCACCGACATAAGAAACTATCTCAGTACCAGAGCCACTTTGTGTGCAAAAAGATTTAAGGCTGATGTTGTGAAAGATAGCAAGTCTTTAATTCTCAGCATGGAGGAAAGAGAAGAGGTAACAGATATGTTTAAAGGGGTCAAAGTCTGGTGGGAATTGCGTCATAAGGCCCCTCCCAAAACACAATCATTTTCTTGGTATGGAAGCGACGACGATAAGAGGTATTTCAAGCTCATATTCCATAAACGTCATCAAGAACTCATCACAGGGACTTATGTTCAGCATGTGCTTGCTGGTGGAAAGGATGTTGCAGTGAGGAACCGCATTCGAAAGCTATTCAATAATAATCCTAGCAAGAATTGGTATGGCTGGAGACAATCAAAGTGGAGTCATGTACAATTTGAGCATCCTGCAACATTTGATTCATTGGCAatggagagaaagaagaaggaagagatcAAGAATGACCTCAAGAAGTACAGTGAGGGGAAAGAGTACTACACAAAAATCGGGAAGCCTTGGAAGAGAGGGTATCTTCTTTATGGTCCTCCAGGAACTGGCAAATCCACCATGATTGCTGCGATcgctaattttttaaactatgataTCTATGATCTTGAACTTACCACAGTCATGGACAACTCAGAGTTGAAAAATCTTTTGATCGAGACAACAAATAAATCTGTCATAGTTATAGAGGACATTGATTGCTCGCTTGATCTTACTGGTCAGCGCGAGAAGAGAAAGGGGAAAGATGAGGATAAAGAAGAGCAAAGTCCcattgaaaagaagatgaaagaggaAGCTGAGAACAAAGTAAGCAAGGTCACTTTATCTGGGCTTCTGAATTGCATTGATGGCCTTTGGTCAGCTTGTGGGGGAGAAAGAATCATTGTGTTCACTACTAATTATGTGGACAAGCTTGATCCAGCACTTATCAGGAGAGGAAGGATGGACAGGCATATTGAAATGTCCTACTGTTGCTTTGATGCATTCAAGGTTCTAGCTAAGAATTATTTAGATATTGACTCACATGAATTGTTTGCTGAAGTTAGCAGTCGGTTGGCAGAAACCAATATGATACCTGCAGATGTAGCAGAGCATTTGATGCCGAAGTCTGATGAAGATGATGCTGAGACTTGTCTGAAGAATCTGATTAAAGCTCTCAAGGTGGCGAAGAAGGAAGCGATAAAAAATGCTGAGGAAGAGGCGCGCTCAAAGGCCGAGAAAGAGAAGGAGGGGGACAAGTGTACTTGCTCTGCTAAGAAGGATATGAAGGGTGATGAAACATCAACTAAGTCTGTGAAAGAGAATGGTTTCATCAACCAGGAAGATAAAGGCATGGAGAACTGA